From Anopheles darlingi chromosome 2, idAnoDarlMG_H_01, whole genome shotgun sequence, the proteins below share one genomic window:
- the LOC125951686 gene encoding ubiquitin carboxyl-terminal hydrolase 3-like, whose product MDCPHIGENVALGRDSVRAAKSGSSPSSLGPAAVASSSSEVCLTPASSTLVPAGATVQLPDTTTAALADELAAASTASLPAAPVPSARHWKCSECAISKDNWMCLQCGVVLCGRYDNGHALKHSNGNRNHNICMNTANQSVYCYKCDEFVINDTVENALDEIRQELKDGQLGDQMDTISETSSTLEEISSSKSIQETASTSSSSDSGWEEPSSIVLAAPSTPTPPATNSSLVTVRKLRPRKRTISSDSNNENGATTAKRKSMRRVVGLRNLGNTCFMNSVLQSLSNIQEFSCYFNTMPALESKHKQKGYHSRSMKETMDDVFVVEELRKVLLNLSQGGDGTKGAISPECLFLVIWKVVPQFRGHRQHDAHEFLRYMLDRLHTELQQVAFPVELASQKSGEAKPNPYNVSGLSHLQAKGRNSIVTNVFGGVLQSEVRCLICGMESKKHDPFLDLSLDIPEKFYGKEHGTTTASPPDSTVDGASPAVCHISDCLSSFTEVEELAETELYYCNSCKCKQKSTKRFWIRRLPNVLCLHIKRFRWNNFYRTKIDLRISFPINALDMSQFVLNNGPETRRSNSSCNIYDLAAVIVHHGNGSSCGHYTSFAINNGVWMHFNDHTVKEVSSAAVAECKPYILFYIKRDPSNANRAVTAVGGASASS is encoded by the exons ATGGATTGTCCTCACATCGGTGAAAATGTAGCGCTCGGAAGAGATTCGGTACGAGCCGCAAAGAGCGGTTCTAGTCCGTCCTCGCttgggccagcagcagtagcatcatcatcgtcggaaGTCTGTCTAACGCCAGCCTCCTCTACGCTTGTACCAGCTGGTGCGACGGTGCAGCTGCCTGACACCACGACGGCCGCTCTGGCCGATGAGCTAGCGGCCGCTTCCACTGCGTCATTGCCAGCAGCACCCGTACCCTCCGCCAGGCACTGGAAATGCTCAG AATGTGCTATCAGCAAAGACAACTGGATGTGCCTGCAGTGCGGAGTGGTACTATGTGGCCGCTATGATAATGGACATGCTCTGAAACACTCGAATGGCAATCGCAACCACAACATTTGCATGAACACCGCAAACCAATCAGTATACTG CTACAAATGTGATGAATTCGTGATAAACGATACGGTggaaaacgcgctcgatgagaTTCGGCAGGAGCTGAAGGATGGCCAGCTGGGCGATCAGATGGATACGATCTCCGAAACTTCGTCCACGCTGGAGGAGATTAGCTCATCGAAGTCAATTCAGGAGACGGCTAGTACCTCCTCATCGAGCGACTCGGGCTGGGAGGAACCATCCTCGATAGTACTAGCTGCCCCTAGCACTCCGACACCACCCGCTACGAACAGCAGTTTGGTGACGGTGAGAAAGCTGCGCCCCCGGAAACGTACCATCTCGAGCGACAGCAACAATGAGAATGGCGCGACTACGGCCAAACGGAAGTCAATGAGGCGCGTCGTTGGATTACGGAATCTAGGCAACACTTGCTTTATGAATTCAGTATTACAGTCGCTCAGCAACATACAGGAGTTCAGCTGTTACTTCAATACGATGCCGGCATTGGAATCGAAGCACAAGCAGAAGGGGTACCATTCGCGTAGCATGAAAGAAACGATGGACGATGTGTTCGTTGTTGAAGAGCTGCGAAAG GTTTTGCTGAACCTCAGTCAAGGTGGTGACGGTACAAAGGGTGCCATATCGCCCGAGTGCCTGTTTCTGGTCATCTGGAAAGTTGTACCACAATTCCGCGGCCATCGGCAGCATGATGCACACGAGTTTCTGCGTTACATGCTTGATCGCCTGCATACTGAGCTACAGCAGGTAGCGTTTCCGGTGGAGTTGGCCAGCCAAAAGTCGGGCGAAGCAAAACCCAATCCCTACAACGTGTCCGGGTTAAGCCACCTGCAAGCCAAGGGTCGCAATTCGATCGTCACCAACGTGTTCGGTGGTGTGTTACAGAGTGAGGTGCGATGTCTAATCTGTGGCATGGAGAGCAAAAAGCACGATCCATTCCTAGACCTTTCGCTAGACATTCCGGAAAAATTCTATGGCAAGGAGCATGGTACGACAACGGCGTCGCCGCCAGATAGCACTGTCGACGGAGCATCGCCTGCCGTTTGTCACATTTCAGACTGTTTATCCAGCTTCACGGAG GTGGAAGAACTAGCGGAGACTGAGCTGTACTACTGCAACTCGTGCAAGTGCAAACAAAAGTCGACGAAACGTTTCTGGATTCGTCGCTTACCGAACGTGCTGTGCTTGCATATCAAGCGCTTTCGATGGAACAATTTTTATCG AACAAAGATCGACCTGAGAATATCATTCCCCATCAACGCGCTCGATATGTCGCAGTTCGTGCTCAATAACGGACCGGAAACGCGGCGTTCCAACTCCAGCTGCAACATCTACGACCTGGCAGCCGTCATCGTTCATCATGGCAACGG TTCAAGCTGCGGTCACTACACGTCATTTGCCATCAATAATGGCGTGTGGATGCACTTTAACGATCACACAGTGAAGGAGGTAAGCAGTGCGGCTGTGGCCGAATGCAAACCGTACATCCTGTTCTACATCAAACGTGATCCCTCGAATGCCAATCGAGCCGTTACTGCTGTCGGTGGGGCCTCCGCGTCGTCCTGA